In Nostoc sp. UHCC 0926, a single genomic region encodes these proteins:
- a CDS encoding PspA/IM30 family protein: MGLGDRISRIIKVNLNDMAGNFNYGKGAVFIAGGAATGAVVSQTVGGMGLAAAGTAVGIGAPHLMATGAVAGMAAYGTKEGIENRDPLALGAAGLGAVGGAGVSATVGNMGLLAAGSGFSIGMVPVAAAGAVVGLGAYGLLRLLDGDQDTNDPKKVIESLNQTQVSIVQNIHCVKASKEKVQANYKQAQKEVQTWYQIAILAMKKEREDLAREALARKYTHQQTADSLQNQLNQLITVIDSLKSDLRFIERTTAQIQAEASSSYGWV; encoded by the coding sequence ATGGGACTAGGCGATCGCATCAGCCGCATAATCAAGGTAAACCTGAACGACATGGCAGGTAATTTCAATTACGGAAAAGGTGCAGTGTTTATTGCTGGAGGAGCAGCCACTGGTGCTGTTGTTTCTCAAACCGTTGGTGGCATGGGATTAGCAGCCGCAGGAACAGCTGTTGGTATTGGTGCGCCTCACTTGATGGCTACAGGAGCAGTTGCTGGTATGGCTGCTTATGGCACTAAGGAGGGAATAGAAAACCGAGATCCCTTGGCTTTGGGTGCCGCAGGACTAGGAGCAGTTGGTGGTGCTGGAGTTTCTGCCACTGTTGGAAATATGGGGTTACTTGCAGCCGGAAGCGGTTTTAGCATTGGTATGGTTCCTGTTGCTGCTGCTGGTGCAGTAGTTGGACTTGGTGCTTATGGCTTGTTGAGGCTCCTTGATGGGGATCAAGATACTAATGACCCAAAGAAAGTTATTGAATCCCTCAACCAAACACAAGTAAGCATAGTGCAAAACATTCATTGTGTTAAAGCTAGCAAAGAAAAGGTGCAAGCAAATTACAAACAAGCTCAAAAGGAAGTCCAAACCTGGTATCAAATAGCTATATTAGCTATGAAAAAAGAACGTGAGGATTTAGCTCGTGAAGCCTTGGCTCGTAAGTATACTCACCAGCAAACGGCTGATAGCCTTCAAAATCAGCTTAATCAGCTAATAACAGTAATAGATAGTCTCAAAAGTGACTTAAGGTTTATAGAAAGAACAACTGCCCAAATTCAAGCAGAAGCAAGCTCAAGCTATGGGTGGGTTTAA
- a CDS encoding HNH endonuclease: MNLKALTTTSNLQTLCLKCNRGKGASS, encoded by the coding sequence ATGAATCTCAAGGCACTAACGACTACTAGCAACTTGCAAACGCTGTGCTTAAAATGCAATCGTGGCAAGGGTGCAAGTAGCTGA
- a CDS encoding ParE family toxin-like protein: MHYTTRRFWERYNVLPEEVQRIADQCYELLKSDLSHPSLHFKKVGKYWSVRAGRNYRALGVEVKDGILWFWIGTHAEYNKLIDM; this comes from the coding sequence ATGCATTACACAACTCGTCGATTTTGGGAACGTTACAATGTTCTGCCTGAAGAGGTTCAGCGAATAGCCGATCAGTGTTACGAGTTACTCAAGTCTGATCTCTCCCATCCATCACTGCATTTCAAGAAGGTTGGTAAATACTGGTCAGTCCGGGCAGGGCGAAACTATAGGGCATTGGGTGTAGAAGTTAAGGATGGTATTTTGTGGTTTTGGATCGGCACTCACGCAGAGTACAACAAGCTTATTGATATGTAG